In Gimesia benthica, a single window of DNA contains:
- the ffh gene encoding signal recognition particle protein → MFEGLTANLKDALTGLAKGGKLTEGNIRDGLRQVRQALLEADVNYEIATSFIDRVTEQAVGEKVLKAVRPDEQIIGIVHQELINLMGPVEPGFDFKKSGITVIMMCGLQGSGKTTTCGKLARLLKEQGRKPMLVAADLQRPAAIEQLKVIAGQVEVPVHAEAPDGNNAVKVCQNGLSQAKKLGNVDTVILDTAGRLHIDEDLMKELEQIERKLQPDQVIFACDAMTGQDAVNSAKAFNEALELDGVILTKLDGDTRGGAALSVKEVTGVPIKFIGVGEALDRLETFHPDRMAGRILGMGDVVSLVEKAQQQFNEEEAADLQNRMAQGKFTLTDFQKQMATIRKMGPMREIMKMIPGVGGLLDTNPDVDPGAEMKRIDAIIGSMTPAERENPELIDHSRRRRIAMGSGSDPSDISRLVKDFNNMAGMMQKMAGMGMRDKMKAMRELSSGGMMDPMGGMTKKKERSKRGGDISKLREKRKKDKKAKKKQRKKNR, encoded by the coding sequence GTGTTTGAAGGATTAACTGCCAATCTGAAAGATGCACTCACCGGTCTTGCCAAGGGTGGAAAGCTCACCGAAGGCAATATCAGGGACGGGTTGCGCCAGGTCAGACAGGCGTTGCTGGAAGCAGACGTTAATTATGAAATAGCCACCAGCTTTATTGATCGGGTGACCGAGCAGGCAGTTGGTGAGAAAGTTCTGAAAGCCGTTCGCCCTGATGAGCAGATCATCGGGATCGTCCACCAGGAACTGATCAACCTGATGGGCCCGGTCGAACCCGGTTTCGATTTCAAAAAGTCAGGCATCACCGTCATTATGATGTGTGGTCTGCAGGGGAGTGGTAAAACCACAACCTGTGGTAAGCTGGCCCGCCTGCTGAAAGAGCAGGGACGTAAGCCAATGCTCGTCGCTGCCGACTTGCAGCGTCCCGCGGCGATTGAACAGTTGAAAGTCATTGCCGGTCAGGTAGAAGTACCGGTTCATGCAGAGGCTCCGGACGGAAACAACGCCGTCAAAGTCTGTCAGAATGGTCTTAGCCAGGCGAAGAAGCTTGGGAATGTCGATACGGTTATTCTCGACACCGCCGGTCGTCTGCACATCGACGAAGATCTGATGAAAGAGCTGGAGCAGATCGAACGTAAGCTCCAGCCCGACCAGGTCATTTTCGCTTGCGACGCGATGACAGGTCAGGACGCAGTCAACAGTGCCAAAGCGTTCAACGAAGCGCTGGAACTGGATGGCGTCATTCTGACCAAACTGGATGGTGACACCCGTGGTGGTGCCGCTCTGAGTGTGAAAGAAGTCACCGGAGTTCCCATCAAGTTCATCGGTGTCGGAGAGGCCCTCGATCGCCTGGAAACATTCCATCCAGACCGGATGGCAGGACGTATTCTGGGTATGGGCGACGTCGTCTCCCTGGTGGAGAAGGCACAGCAGCAGTTTAATGAAGAAGAAGCTGCCGACCTCCAGAACCGGATGGCACAGGGTAAATTTACCCTGACTGATTTCCAGAAGCAGATGGCGACCATCCGCAAAATGGGGCCCATGCGGGAAATCATGAAAATGATTCCCGGAGTGGGGGGACTGCTGGATACAAATCCGGATGTCGACCCTGGTGCTGAAATGAAGCGGATTGATGCGATCATCGGTTCGATGACTCCTGCAGAACGGGAAAATCCCGAACTGATCGATCACAGCCGTCGCCGCCGGATTGCCATGGGAAGTGGCTCCGATCCTTCGGACATCAGTCGTCTGGTCAAGGATTTCAATAACATGGCCGGCATGATGCAGAAAATGGCCGGCATGGGCATGCGTGACAAGATGAAAGCGATGCGCGAGCTCTCTTCCGGGGGCATGATGGACCCCATGGGAGGCATGACCAAGAAAAAAGAACGCAGCAAGCGTGGTGGTGATATCAGCAAGCTGCGTGAGAAGCGAAAAAAAGACAAAAAAGCCAAAAAGAAGCAGCGAAAAAAGAATCGCTGA
- the rpsP gene encoding 30S ribosomal protein S16, with protein sequence MAVRIRMKRMGRTHRPFYRICVMDSRKQRDGEAIEEIGTYDTSVADKAQRVVIDMERVDYWMSVGAKPSENVATLIKKVKKNKFGSAAAPAPMQAPKEPPAPEPEAEAGESAETAEAPAEETAAEETPTEE encoded by the coding sequence GTGGCAGTTCGAATTCGTATGAAAAGAATGGGCCGGACACATCGCCCGTTCTATCGTATTTGTGTAATGGATTCACGCAAACAACGTGACGGTGAAGCGATCGAAGAAATTGGTACCTATGACACCTCCGTCGCTGACAAAGCACAGCGCGTCGTGATCGACATGGAACGTGTGGATTACTGGATGTCAGTTGGTGCTAAACCTTCCGAAAACGTGGCAACACTGATCAAGAAGGTCAAGAAAAACAAATTCGGTTCCGCTGCGGCACCGGCTCCCATGCAGGCTCCCAAAGAACCTCCTGCTCCCGAACCGGAAGCAGAAGCTGGCGAATCAGCAGAAACAGCTGAAGCACCTGCAGAAGAGACCGCTGCTGAAGAAACCCCGACAGAAGAGTAA
- the trmD gene encoding tRNA (guanosine(37)-N1)-methyltransferase TrmD yields the protein MRFDILTLFPELFDSYLEQGLLKRAIQNQLVEVQRWNFRDWATDKHASVDDRPYGGGPGMLIGCDTVYQCVEHVQQVVPEPGKLIMLTPQGKTLNQKLAQELSQERQLTLLCGRYEGFDERIRIGLEPMEISAGDFITNGGEVPAMLIIETVIRLIPGVLGDESSAKYDSFSESGLLEYPQYTRPQNFRGMEVPEVLLSGNHQEIARWRHEQSLQRTRERRNDLLTESESNST from the coding sequence ATGCGATTTGATATTCTGACTTTGTTTCCCGAACTGTTTGACAGCTATCTTGAGCAGGGGTTGCTCAAGCGGGCGATTCAAAATCAACTGGTCGAGGTTCAGCGTTGGAATTTCAGGGACTGGGCAACAGACAAGCATGCCTCGGTAGATGATCGCCCTTACGGCGGTGGACCAGGGATGCTGATAGGCTGTGACACGGTCTATCAATGTGTAGAGCATGTTCAACAGGTGGTTCCGGAACCCGGTAAGCTGATCATGTTGACCCCTCAGGGGAAAACGCTGAATCAGAAACTGGCCCAGGAGTTATCCCAAGAACGTCAGCTCACCTTATTGTGTGGAAGATACGAGGGGTTCGACGAACGAATCCGCATTGGTCTGGAGCCAATGGAAATTTCGGCAGGCGACTTCATCACCAACGGAGGGGAAGTCCCGGCCATGTTGATTATCGAGACTGTGATCCGGCTCATACCCGGAGTACTCGGAGACGAGAGCAGTGCCAAGTATGATTCCTTTTCGGAATCGGGACTGCTCGAATATCCGCAGTACACACGGCCTCAAAACTTTCGTGGAATGGAAGTTCCGGAAGTATTATTAAGTGGAAATCATCAGGAGATTGCGCGCTGGCGGCATGAGCAGAGTCTGCAGCGAACTCGCGAGCGACGAAATGATCTTCTCACTGAGTCGGAATCAAATTCAACCTGA
- the rplS gene encoding 50S ribosomal protein L19 yields MQELLKKVEESSLREEPLEFEIGDTVDVHTRIKEGNKERIQVFTGVVIARRGSGTRENFTVRRIVAGEGVERIFPVHSPKIAKLDVKRHGRVRRAKLYYLRDRVGKATRLTERRAKRDGE; encoded by the coding sequence ATGCAGGAATTATTGAAAAAAGTAGAAGAATCAAGCCTTCGTGAAGAGCCGCTTGAGTTCGAAATCGGCGATACCGTCGACGTGCATACCCGTATCAAGGAAGGTAACAAGGAACGCATCCAGGTTTTCACTGGTGTTGTGATTGCCCGTCGCGGCAGCGGAACCCGTGAAAACTTCACCGTTCGCCGCATCGTAGCCGGTGAAGGTGTAGAGCGAATTTTCCCTGTGCACTCTCCCAAAATCGCCAAGCTGGATGTCAAACGTCACGGTCGCGTTCGTCGCGCCAAACTGTACTACCTCCGCGATCGCGTTGGTAAAGCAACCCGTCTGACCGAGCGTCGCGCCAAAAGAGACGGCGAGTAA
- a CDS encoding YraN family protein, with translation MAGNWFGRFLGDRGERAAVRYLKQHRYQILARQYRIELGEIDIIALDQETVVFVEVKTRKSTAKGQPFESVTGQKQKQLTRLAGVFLKKHGLLKHPARFDVISILWQAEQKQPEIQHFQNAFPPAGDFQFFI, from the coding sequence ATGGCTGGAAACTGGTTTGGCAGATTTCTAGGTGATCGGGGTGAGCGTGCCGCCGTCCGTTATCTGAAACAGCACCGTTATCAGATTCTTGCTCGCCAGTATCGCATTGAACTCGGCGAAATAGACATTATCGCCCTCGATCAGGAAACGGTCGTCTTTGTCGAAGTCAAAACCAGGAAATCAACCGCGAAAGGTCAGCCCTTCGAGTCCGTAACAGGACAGAAACAGAAACAACTGACCCGTCTGGCAGGCGTCTTTCTTAAAAAACATGGTCTGCTGAAGCATCCCGCACGGTTCGATGTGATCTCCATTCTCTGGCAGGCAGAACAGAAGCAGCCTGAAATTCAGCATTTTCAAAATGCCTTCCCTCCGGCGGGGGACTTCCAGTTCTTTATCTGA
- a CDS encoding RidA family protein produces MSAEQKAAELGLNFEPVEPGYLNLCIRTGNLLMTSGHVSDQKGRLGENVSLEEGIAAARDCAVKILRSVRDEHGTLDGLRVIKLLGCVNSTPDFTDQHLVINGASDLFHELYGKTGDGYHARSALGFAALPTGVAVEVEAIFEIIDA; encoded by the coding sequence ATGTCCGCTGAGCAGAAAGCTGCTGAACTGGGGCTGAATTTTGAGCCTGTTGAACCTGGGTATCTCAATCTCTGTATTCGTACCGGTAACCTGTTGATGACTTCTGGTCATGTGAGTGATCAGAAAGGACGTCTGGGTGAAAACGTAAGCCTCGAAGAAGGGATTGCTGCGGCCCGCGATTGTGCCGTCAAGATTCTGCGGTCAGTTCGGGATGAGCACGGAACACTCGATGGGCTGCGGGTCATCAAGCTGCTGGGCTGCGTCAACTCGACTCCTGATTTTACCGATCAGCACCTGGTGATTAATGGTGCTTCTGATCTGTTCCACGAGCTCTACGGCAAGACCGGCGATGGTTATCACGCCCGCAGTGCACTCGGTTTTGCGGCTCTGCCTACAGGTGTGGCTGTTGAAGTAGAGGCGATTTTTGAAATTATCGATGCATAA
- a CDS encoding beta-ketoacyl-[acyl-carrier-protein] synthase family protein, protein MAGSNQTRVVISGIGVVSPIGIGIDSFWRNICSGVSGIDRLQSIPIENLPSKLAAEVKDFNPDEHLYNKKFIKVMSRDIQLGVSAASDAVKNAGIKRGTVDPERFGVSFGAGHIPTTPDELVEAVNRCAADDSFEVTRWGEDVLGQITPLWMLRQLPNMPACHISIEHNAQGPNNTITSQDSSALLALAEAMRWIKRGAVDCMVVGACTSNINPVDLSRKNLIDLLSRDEDPKRACRPFDRDRNGTILGEGAAAFVVENYDHAVRRGAEIYAEVIGLGAGCDGSSDEQNDTGLMRAVESAVRQAGIRPSELGHINAHGKSTKIDDQVEARAYHRLFGDDAVKIPITALKSYFGHFDAGSGAVELAASILSLRHGATPATLNYETPDPLCNLDIVHGEVRPLITPTTMSVSRTSFGQSAAAILRAI, encoded by the coding sequence ATGGCTGGGTCAAATCAAACGCGCGTGGTCATTTCCGGAATTGGAGTTGTATCTCCAATTGGTATCGGTATAGACAGTTTCTGGCGCAATATATGTTCAGGTGTTTCGGGGATTGATCGTCTACAATCAATTCCAATCGAGAATCTTCCGTCCAAACTGGCTGCAGAAGTCAAAGACTTCAATCCGGACGAGCACCTCTACAACAAGAAATTCATCAAAGTCATGTCACGCGACATCCAGCTTGGGGTGTCTGCTGCTTCCGATGCTGTGAAAAACGCAGGTATCAAACGGGGAACCGTTGATCCTGAGCGTTTTGGTGTCTCCTTTGGTGCTGGTCACATTCCGACGACTCCCGATGAACTGGTCGAAGCCGTCAACCGCTGTGCTGCCGATGATTCGTTCGAAGTCACCCGCTGGGGTGAAGACGTTCTGGGGCAGATCACTCCGCTGTGGATGCTGCGACAGCTCCCCAACATGCCAGCCTGCCATATTTCCATTGAGCATAACGCTCAGGGACCGAATAACACGATTACCAGCCAGGACTCTTCTGCCTTACTGGCTCTGGCTGAAGCGATGCGTTGGATCAAGCGTGGCGCAGTCGACTGCATGGTTGTCGGTGCTTGTACCTCCAACATCAATCCCGTCGATCTGTCCCGGAAGAATCTCATCGATCTGCTGTCACGCGATGAAGATCCCAAACGTGCCTGTCGTCCATTCGATCGTGATCGCAATGGTACGATTCTCGGTGAAGGTGCTGCAGCTTTCGTGGTCGAAAACTATGATCATGCCGTTCGCCGCGGTGCTGAAATCTATGCGGAAGTAATCGGACTCGGTGCCGGCTGTGATGGCAGTTCAGACGAGCAGAACGATACCGGCCTGATGCGGGCTGTTGAATCGGCTGTGCGTCAGGCAGGAATCAGACCTTCCGAACTGGGGCACATCAATGCCCACGGTAAGAGCACGAAGATCGACGATCAGGTCGAAGCACGTGCCTACCACCGACTGTTCGGCGATGATGCGGTTAAGATCCCGATTACAGCACTGAAGAGCTACTTCGGTCACTTCGATGCCGGCTCTGGAGCTGTTGAACTCGCAGCCAGTATTCTGTCGCTGCGGCATGGTGCAACTCCAGCCACGTTGAACTACGAAACGCCGGATCCATTGTGTAACCTGGATATCGTGCACGGTGAAGTTCGGCCGCTCATTACACCAACGACGATGTCGGTCAGCCGAACCTCCTTTGGGCAGAGTGCTGCCGCGATTCTGCGGGCCATCTAA
- a CDS encoding aldehyde dehydrogenase family protein yields MATDALDTVAATPQIRRTQLLIDGEWRDAVSGKTFATVNPATEEIIAEVAEGDAADIDLAVKAARAAFETGPWSKMDARDRGRLMYRLADLIEENIEELSALESLDNGKPIRDSRAADLPLVIDCLRYYAGWADKIEGATIPIRGNHFCYTRREPIGVAGQIIPWNFPLLMVAWKWAPALAAGCTIVMKPAEQTPLSCLRLAELAMEAGYPPGVINVVPGYGPTAGAALVKHPDVDKIAFTGEDATAKIIMADAAQTLKRLTFELGGKSPNVVFADSDLDAAVAGAEFGLFFNQGQCCCAGSRLFVEEAVHEEFVAKIVERASARKLGDPLNPETTQGPQVDQAQMEKILSYIQKGTEAGAKCVTGGSRFGEKGYFVEPTVFDQVTDDMPIATDEIFGPVMSILPFKNLDEVITRANNTQFGLAAAVWTSDVKKAHLMAQSIKAGTVWVNCYDVFDAAAPFGGFKRSGIGRELGAAGLANYTELKTVTMNLD; encoded by the coding sequence ATGGCCACAGACGCTTTAGATACCGTAGCAGCTACTCCCCAGATTCGCAGAACTCAGTTACTGATCGATGGTGAATGGCGCGATGCGGTCAGCGGGAAAACTTTTGCGACAGTCAATCCGGCTACAGAAGAAATCATCGCAGAAGTAGCGGAAGGGGATGCAGCTGACATCGATCTGGCCGTTAAAGCTGCCAGGGCTGCTTTTGAAACAGGACCCTGGTCGAAGATGGATGCCCGGGATCGAGGGCGGCTGATGTACCGTCTGGCCGACCTGATTGAAGAAAACATTGAAGAGCTGTCTGCACTGGAGTCTCTGGATAACGGCAAACCGATTCGAGACAGTCGTGCTGCAGACCTGCCTCTGGTAATTGACTGCCTGCGGTACTATGCCGGCTGGGCAGACAAGATCGAAGGCGCGACCATTCCAATTCGCGGCAACCATTTCTGTTATACGCGACGGGAACCCATTGGTGTCGCCGGTCAGATCATTCCCTGGAACTTTCCCTTGCTGATGGTTGCCTGGAAATGGGCACCTGCACTGGCGGCCGGTTGCACAATCGTCATGAAACCGGCAGAACAGACGCCGCTTTCCTGTCTGCGTCTGGCGGAACTGGCGATGGAAGCCGGCTATCCACCCGGGGTCATCAACGTGGTACCTGGTTACGGTCCCACCGCAGGTGCCGCATTAGTCAAGCATCCAGATGTTGATAAGATTGCCTTCACGGGGGAAGATGCGACCGCCAAAATCATCATGGCTGATGCCGCCCAGACCCTCAAGCGCCTGACATTTGAACTGGGCGGGAAAAGTCCGAATGTCGTTTTCGCCGACAGCGATCTGGACGCTGCTGTAGCAGGTGCTGAGTTCGGGCTGTTCTTTAACCAGGGGCAGTGCTGTTGTGCCGGCAGTCGATTGTTCGTTGAAGAAGCCGTTCATGAAGAATTCGTGGCCAAGATTGTCGAGAGAGCTTCGGCCCGTAAGCTGGGAGATCCTCTCAATCCCGAAACCACTCAAGGCCCACAGGTCGATCAGGCACAGATGGAGAAGATTCTGAGCTACATCCAGAAAGGGACTGAGGCCGGGGCAAAATGCGTAACCGGTGGATCCCGTTTTGGTGAGAAAGGTTACTTCGTAGAGCCGACGGTCTTCGATCAGGTGACCGATGATATGCCGATCGCCACCGATGAAATTTTTGGACCGGTAATGAGCATTCTTCCGTTCAAAAACCTGGATGAAGTCATCACGCGTGCCAACAATACCCAGTTTGGGCTGGCGGCAGCGGTCTGGACCAGTGACGTGAAAAAAGCACACCTCATGGCGCAGAGTATCAAGGCCGGAACCGTCTGGGTGAACTGTTATGATGTGTTTGATGCCGCCGCTCCCTTTGGTGGATTCAAACGGAGTGGCATCGGGCGTGAGTTGGGGGCGGCCGGGCTTGCCAACTATACAGAATTGAAGACGGTGACCATGAATCTGGACTGA
- a CDS encoding cation:proton antiporter domain-containing protein has translation MGSWHIIFTLGIFLAAGLLAGTLGELFRLPKVTAYLLIGVILGPAILDLIPHEHLEELKPLTDLAMALVLFGLGNHFTLSRLRRLFKRVLPLSIGEVLGTFFIVFVGLLLVGESPGAAILLGALAIATAPATTILVLKEMQSEGPISEYTGILVALNNLISIIAFEVIFVAVFFLQGDSAHASVLPQLGHLLLDIFGSVFIGVFGGLMISYGSSIIKGSRRLIMFVGLIALALGLCRTTGVPYMLTFLAMGFTVANSLAEEDVPKVEAELYPLTGFLCVLFFIIHGAELKPQQFIEAGLIGGSYIVLRLVGKYIGIFIPARMRGEEPEVSLWLGTALFAQAGAAIALSAIAVSRDPVLGGHLQTIILGSVVFFEIVGPIMIRQSVLRAGEVPLIHAIHHTAGDPISEFQSMIRRFLVSFGLLSEIDQPPDQILVEQLYRKNVKGIAQTATFNEVISFIEHSHDNTFPVIGPNEEVVGVIRYQDLSNTLFDPKIGSLVRAADLANNLETVVYPDDSLARVWSKFREGSYDCLPVVSREQPHRMLGVIRRWEILKYYIKGHRSAQNQDGK, from the coding sequence ATGGGCTCATGGCATATCATCTTTACTCTGGGAATCTTTCTAGCAGCTGGTTTGCTGGCAGGTACCCTGGGGGAGCTCTTTCGCCTGCCCAAGGTGACCGCCTATCTGTTGATCGGAGTGATCCTGGGGCCAGCGATTCTGGATTTGATTCCCCATGAACACCTGGAAGAGCTCAAGCCGCTGACGGACCTGGCTATGGCACTGGTTCTGTTCGGGCTGGGGAATCACTTTACTCTCTCCCGTCTGCGTCGCCTGTTTAAACGAGTCTTGCCACTTTCGATCGGAGAGGTCCTCGGTACATTTTTCATTGTATTCGTGGGGTTGCTGCTGGTAGGGGAATCTCCGGGAGCGGCGATTCTGCTCGGGGCGCTCGCGATTGCTACTGCACCGGCGACGACGATTCTCGTACTGAAGGAAATGCAGTCAGAGGGGCCAATTTCAGAATACACCGGGATCCTGGTGGCCCTCAACAACCTGATTTCCATCATCGCTTTCGAAGTGATCTTTGTGGCTGTCTTCTTTCTGCAGGGAGACAGTGCACATGCCTCTGTACTGCCCCAACTGGGACACCTACTACTCGATATTTTCGGGTCCGTATTCATCGGCGTCTTCGGCGGTCTGATGATCAGCTACGGCAGCTCCATCATCAAAGGCAGCCGTCGTCTGATCATGTTTGTCGGTCTGATTGCACTGGCTCTCGGCTTATGTCGCACAACAGGCGTGCCCTATATGCTGACGTTTCTGGCGATGGGTTTCACAGTCGCGAACTCGCTGGCTGAAGAGGATGTCCCGAAGGTCGAAGCCGAACTATACCCGCTGACCGGTTTCCTCTGTGTGCTGTTTTTTATCATTCACGGAGCGGAACTCAAACCACAGCAGTTTATTGAAGCCGGTTTGATTGGGGGCAGCTACATCGTGCTGCGTCTGGTCGGTAAATACATCGGTATTTTCATACCGGCCCGGATGCGGGGAGAAGAACCCGAAGTCTCACTCTGGCTGGGAACAGCCCTGTTTGCCCAGGCGGGAGCTGCGATCGCGCTTTCAGCAATCGCCGTCAGCCGGGATCCCGTGTTGGGCGGTCACCTGCAGACCATCATTCTGGGATCGGTGGTCTTCTTCGAAATTGTCGGTCCCATCATGATTCGCCAGTCAGTCTTGCGGGCAGGGGAAGTCCCGTTGATCCATGCGATTCATCATACCGCCGGCGATCCGATCAGCGAATTCCAATCGATGATCCGCCGTTTCCTGGTCTCTTTCGGTCTGTTGTCCGAAATCGATCAACCTCCCGATCAGATTCTGGTCGAACAGCTATATCGTAAGAACGTCAAGGGCATTGCCCAGACGGCGACGTTCAACGAAGTGATTTCGTTTATCGAACACAGCCACGACAATACATTCCCCGTGATTGGTCCAAATGAAGAGGTCGTGGGCGTCATTCGCTATCAGGATCTGAGTAATACCCTGTTTGACCCCAAGATTGGTTCCCTGGTCCGCGCGGCTGACCTGGCGAATAATCTGGAAACCGTTGTTTATCCCGACGATTCCCTGGCACGGGTCTGGAGCAAATTTCGCGAAGGTTCCTACGATTGTCTGCCGGTTGTTTCACGCGAACAGCCGCATCGCATGCTGGGGGTCATCAGACGCTGGGAAATTCTGAAATACTACATCAAGGGGCACCGGTCGGCCCAGAATCAGGATGGTAAATAG
- the gmd gene encoding GDP-mannose 4,6-dehydratase: MSRVALITGINGQDGYYLSRFLESKDYEVHGITSCSKPGIGEPPHNCYYCDFAEGSNLNEILDRVKPDEVYHLAAQSHVRLSFDIPVYTAEVTGVGTLRLLDAIRYYEQQSGKQVRFYQASSSEMFGKVVETPQSETTPFHPRSPYACAKVFSYWLTINYRESYNMFACNGILFNHESPRRGEAFVTRKITKAIARIKLGMQDKLYLGNIDAKRDWGFAGDYVEAMWLILQQEKPDDFVIGTGETHSVREFLEAAFGSVGLDWRKYVEIDPQFYRPAEVELLCADPTKAREKLKWEPKVTFEELARLMVEADLKQAEQEKLLKESDS; this comes from the coding sequence GTGAGTCGAGTTGCCCTGATCACTGGAATTAATGGCCAGGATGGATATTACCTTTCCCGGTTCCTGGAAAGTAAAGACTATGAAGTCCATGGGATCACATCCTGCAGTAAGCCAGGGATCGGAGAACCCCCTCATAACTGCTATTATTGTGATTTCGCAGAAGGCTCGAATCTGAATGAAATTCTGGATCGGGTCAAGCCCGACGAAGTCTATCACCTGGCCGCCCAGAGTCACGTCCGCCTCTCGTTTGACATTCCGGTTTACACCGCGGAAGTCACAGGTGTCGGCACTCTGCGTCTGCTGGATGCGATCCGGTATTATGAGCAGCAGAGTGGCAAGCAGGTCCGTTTCTACCAGGCATCTTCCAGCGAGATGTTTGGTAAGGTCGTTGAGACTCCTCAGAGCGAGACCACGCCGTTCCATCCCCGCAGCCCGTACGCCTGTGCCAAGGTCTTTTCCTACTGGTTGACGATTAACTATCGTGAATCTTACAACATGTTTGCCTGTAACGGCATCCTGTTTAATCACGAATCGCCGCGACGGGGGGAAGCCTTTGTGACCCGCAAGATTACCAAGGCCATCGCACGTATCAAACTCGGGATGCAGGACAAACTTTATCTGGGAAATATCGACGCGAAGCGGGACTGGGGTTTCGCCGGCGATTATGTCGAAGCGATGTGGCTGATTCTCCAGCAGGAGAAACCGGATGACTTTGTGATCGGAACCGGCGAAACGCATTCGGTTCGTGAATTTCTGGAAGCCGCCTTCGGTTCTGTCGGACTCGACTGGCGAAAATATGTTGAAATCGATCCGCAGTTTTATCGACCTGCAGAAGTCGAACTGCTTTGTGCGGACCCCACCAAAGCCCGTGAAAAGCTCAAATGGGAACCTAAAGTCACCTTTGAAGAACTCGCACGCCTGATGGTCGAAGCCGACCTCAAACAGGCGGAACAGGAAAAACTGCTCAAAGAGTCTGATTCCTGA